In the genome of Triticum urartu cultivar G1812 chromosome 5, Tu2.1, whole genome shotgun sequence, one region contains:
- the LOC125555735 gene encoding small polypeptide DEVIL 6-like — protein sequence MEMCMDDKWKLSKKGSRRSAAVAPAAATGSPVGVKKGRASRGSGRSVPGRLASLAKQQRARFYIMRRCVTMLVCWRD from the coding sequence ATGGAGATGTGCATGGACGACAAGTGGAAGCTGTCCAAGAAGGGCAGCCGGAGGTCGGCCGCGGTGGCGCCGGCGGCGGCCACCGGCAGTCCGGTGGGCGTCAAGAAGGGCCGGGCGTCGAGGGGCTCGGGCCGGTCCGTGCCGGGGCGGCTGGCGAGCCTGGCCAAGCAGCAGAGGGCCAGGTTCTACATCATGCGCCGGTGCGTCACCATGCTCGTGTGCTGGCGGGACTAG